A genomic stretch from Candidatus Methanomassiliicoccus intestinalis Issoire-Mx1 includes:
- a CDS encoding restriction endonuclease yields the protein MKTVYLNTLSGGNFEVLCQDIFLQYYKVPVENMPLVNDKGRDLIIHSPDGDIFVECKHHPHNPIGRPVVQKLHSAMITENVSKGIIVTTGYFSKDAVNHVNINNLPIDLIDRDRLKEIAYGVGYSLLLSESDDKSGSMQYIPPESGEIFKDHLSSFISRTLLSYPNSISSELAIEEKKSVLVPFYKVEYDVNATFSTSVGLIHTEKCSDTLYLRQQDLSLCDSSFSQCFPASSFKSYDPVADMTCVDQSGPAPTMNELTKTAYEYIINKHTRSVSYDGRNNQSYTKTCAPSKKDILIKDVTHVYIPYSDIEFLLHDRKRKMSLAENHTSSFFVLNENFLNCEICNSKISSGMLCNDCGAVVHVSKKKSHGLKCSFCDKTVCISCSQYFKKYLFFKKPVCSACAIENKLKTKRYKIS from the coding sequence TTTATTTGAACACCTTGTCCGGTGGTAATTTTGAAGTACTTTGTCAGGATATTTTTTTACAATACTATAAAGTCCCTGTAGAAAACATGCCACTTGTTAATGATAAAGGCAGAGATCTGATAATACACTCTCCCGATGGAGACATTTTTGTTGAATGTAAACACCATCCACATAATCCTATAGGACGTCCAGTTGTTCAAAAATTACATTCTGCAATGATAACAGAAAACGTTTCAAAAGGAATAATTGTAACTACTGGCTACTTTTCAAAGGATGCTGTCAATCATGTAAATATAAACAATCTTCCTATTGATCTGATCGATCGGGATAGGCTGAAAGAAATTGCGTATGGTGTGGGATATTCACTCCTCTTGTCTGAATCAGATGACAAGAGCGGATCTATGCAATACATACCTCCTGAAAGTGGAGAGATATTCAAAGATCATTTATCCTCATTCATCAGTAGAACACTTTTATCTTATCCTAACAGCATCTCTTCTGAACTGGCAATTGAAGAAAAAAAGTCGGTATTAGTCCCCTTTTATAAAGTTGAATATGATGTAAATGCAACGTTTTCTACTTCAGTGGGTCTAATACATACGGAAAAATGTAGCGACACTCTCTATCTAAGGCAGCAAGATCTTTCCTTGTGCGACAGCTCATTCTCTCAGTGTTTTCCAGCATCTTCTTTCAAATCTTATGATCCTGTAGCAGATATGACGTGTGTAGATCAATCTGGTCCAGCACCTACGATGAATGAATTAACAAAGACTGCTTATGAGTATATAATCAATAAACATACAAGATCTGTCAGCTATGATGGAAGAAACAATCAGAGTTATACTAAAACTTGCGCTCCTTCTAAAAAAGACATATTGATCAAAGACGTAACTCATGTGTATATACCTTATTCAGACATTGAGTTCTTATTGCATGATCGCAAGAGAAAAATGTCTCTGGCAGAAAACCACACAAGCTCATTTTTTGTGCTGAATGAAAATTTCTTGAATTGTGAAATCTGCAACTCTAAGATATCTTCTGGAATGCTATGCAACGACTGTGGTGCAGTTGTGCATGTTAGTAAAAAGAAATCACATGGATTAAAGTGCAGTTTTTGTGATAAGACAGTATGCATTTCGTGCTCACAATATTTTAAAAAATATTTATTCTTCAAAAAACCAGTCTGCTCTGCATGTGCTATCGAAAATAAACTCAAGACTAAAAGATACAAGATATCTTAA
- a CDS encoding 50S ribosomal protein L1, with amino-acid sequence MVEKTTLEAVKKALESSPKRNFRESVDLAINLKDVDLSNPKNRIQEDIILPHGRGRDIKVCVIGGAELAAKAKDVADMVITPDELGKIADDRKQAKKVASECDYFIAEAPLMPQIGKRLGIVLAPRGKMPKPIAPGADPAPIIENLRKSVSVRTKDRKTFQTPVGTADMDPEQIAENIEAIFKRVTGKLEKGRMNIDSAYVKTTMGPSERVL; translated from the coding sequence TTGGTTGAAAAAACGACCCTAGAGGCCGTCAAAAAGGCTCTTGAGAGTTCCCCGAAAAGGAATTTCAGAGAGTCTGTTGATTTGGCCATTAACCTCAAGGATGTGGATCTCTCCAATCCTAAAAATAGGATTCAAGAGGATATTATTCTGCCACATGGAAGAGGTAGGGATATTAAGGTCTGTGTTATCGGTGGCGCCGAACTGGCTGCTAAAGCTAAGGACGTAGCCGACATGGTCATCACACCCGATGAATTGGGTAAGATTGCCGATGATAGAAAACAGGCCAAAAAGGTAGCTTCAGAATGTGATTATTTCATAGCTGAAGCTCCACTGATGCCCCAGATTGGTAAGAGGCTCGGTATAGTACTCGCTCCGCGTGGTAAAATGCCAAAGCCAATTGCACCTGGTGCGGACCCTGCTCCAATAATAGAAAATTTGCGTAAGAGCGTATCAGTCCGTACAAAGGACCGTAAAACGTTCCAGACTCCCGTTGGCACAGCCGACATGGATCCTGAGCAAATCGCAGAAAATATCGAAGCTATATTCAAGAGGGTTACCGGCAAGCTTGAGAAAGGAAGAATGAACATCGACTCGGCCTATGTCAAGACGACAATGGGTCCGTCTGAAAGGGTTCTGTAG